In the genome of Bosea sp. ANAM02, the window GATGCCCTATTCGATGGTGGTCGGCATGGGCTTCACGCTCTCGGGGTTGATCGGGCTGGCCTATGCCGGCAGCTACGGCTTCCTGCTGCTCTCGGCGGCCTGCGTCGGCATCGGCTCCTCGATCTTCCACCCGGAGGCGACGCGGATGGCGCGCAACGCGTCGGGCGGCCAGCACGGGCTGGCGCAGGGCATCTTCCAGGTCGGCGGGCAGACCGGCGGAGCGCTCGGACCGCTGCTGGCGGCTTTCATCATCGTGCCGCGCGGGCAGGGCAGTCTCGCGTGGTTCTCGGTCGCCGCTCTCGTCGCGATGATGCTGATGGTCTGGACGGCGGCGAGCTATGCGCGGCTTGACAAGGCGCGGCCGCCCAAGTCCGCTGCGGCGAGTGCGCCGGCAGCCCGGCCGGGCAAGCGCTCGGTCGCCTTCGCGATCACCATCCTGATCATCCTGCTGTTCTCGAAGAACGCCTATTCGGCGAGCTTCTCGTCGTTCTACACCTTCTACCTGATGGGCAAGTTCGGCATCTCCGTGCAGAACTCGCAGGTGATGCTGTTCCTGTTCCTCGCCTCCTCGGCGGCGGGCGCGCTGGGCGGCGGCATGCTGGGAGACCGGATCGGCCGCAACAAGATCATCTGGTTCTCGATCCTGGGCGCGCTGCCCTTCACGCTGATCCTGCCCTATGCGGACCTGTTCTGGACCGGCGTGCTGACGATCGTGATCAACCTGATCATGTCGAGCGCCTTCGCCGCGATCCTGATCTATGCGCTGGAACTGCTGCCCGGCCGCGTCGGGCTGGTCGGCGGCTTCTTCTACGGGCTGTCCTTCGGGCTCGGCGGTCTCGCGGCGGCGTTGCTCGGCGAGTTCGCCGACATCCTCGGCATCGAGATGGTCTACAAGCTCTGCTCGTTCATCCCGTTGATGGGCTTGCTCGCCTGGTTCCTGCCGCGGCTGAGCGAGGGCACGAAGGGCGCGAAGGTCGGGCATTAGCGCACAAGGCCGTCATGCTCGGGCTTGACCCGAGCATCTCTGGAAGGAGAGACGCCCTATCCGGCGAGAGATTCTCGGGTCGAAGCTTTGCTTCGCCCGAGAATGACGCGTGTTGTCAGAGCGCGAGCTTGCCGGCCTTGGCGGCGGCGTAGCGCTCGTTGACCTTCTTCCAGTCGACCACGTTCCACCAGCCCTTGAGATAGTCGGCGCGACGGTTCTGATGTTTCAGGTAATAGGCGTGCTCCCAGACGTCGTTGCCGAGCAGCACCATCTGCTTGTCCATGAGCGGGCTGTCCTGGTTCGGCTTGCCGAGCAAGGCGAGCTTGCCGGCCTTGTCGACGGTGACGAAGACCCAGCCCGAGCCGAAGACGCGCAGGCCCGCCGCCTCGAAATCGGCCTTGAACCTGTTGAAGCCGCCGAGATCGCGGGTGATCGCCTCGGCGACCTCGCCGGTCGGCGTGCCGCCGGCGCCCGGCGCCATGATCTCCCAGAACATGCTGTGGTTGGCATGGCCGCCGCCATTGTTGCGGACGAGCGTGCGGATGCTATCCGGGAGCTGGCCGAGATCGGCGATCAGCTCGCCGACCGAGGCCTTGGCGATGACGCCGTTGTCCTTGGCTGCATTGTTCAGGGCGGCGACATAGGCGGCGTGGTGACGGTTGTAGTGGATGTCCATCGTGGCGGCGTCGATATGCGGCTCGAGCGCATTGGCCTCGTATGCGCGCTTCGGCAGCGAGAACGGGCCGGCCGGAGCTGCGGGTGCTGCGGCCTGCGCCCAGACTCGCGGGGCTGCGGCGACGGCGAGAGCGGCGGCGCCGAGACCGATCAGGCCACGGCGGGAGACGGCGGAAACTGCGGTCATGGGGTTCCTCCGGAAAGCGTTCGGGCGTGTCGGCTTCTGGCTCAACGCGCGATGCCCGTTGCGGGTCCGCCGTCGATGCGCTGCCGTTGTAGCATGGGCGTGCATGGCAATTGACCCAACGGCATTATCACGATCCCGTCGCTCGCAAGCCGCGTGGTAAACCGGCCGAACCGGCTCTTAACCGGCGATTTACCGCGTTTCTCTACATTTCCGGAAGAAATCCCTCCGGGTTGAAGAGGCGTCCCGCCATGCATGCACTGGCTCGCAAGCTCGATCTGCCCGTCAGTGCGGCCGCCGCGTGTCCCGTCGAGGAGCCGGCCGGGACGGGCGCCGAGCGCGCGGTGCGCGAGATCGCGGCCCGTTTCGGCAAACTCAGCGCCGAGATCACCGACATCGCCGGGCGCGTCGGCGACGTGACGCAGCAATTCGACAAGCAGACGGCCGGCCTGCGCCGCGTGGTCGGTGCGGTCGAACAGGTGTCAAAGGCCAATAACGCGATCCGGCAGGCGGCCGAGGGCGCGCAGGCTGCAGCGTCGGTCGTCCGCAGCGGCCTCGAACGCGTCACGACCTCGGTGCGGCTCGGGCTCAATGCCGCGCAGGCCGATATCGAAACCTTGTCCAGCGAAGCCCAGTCGATGTCGCAGGTGTTGGCGCAGGCCGTCGGCGACGCGCACAAGGCGCGGGCGTCGAGCGATGCGATCCAGTCGATCACCCGCGAGATTCAGCTCCTGTCGATCAATGCCGGCGTCGAGGCGGCGCGCAGCGGCGAGGCCGGCAAGGGCTTCGCGGTGATCGCGGCTGCCGTGAAGGCGCTGGCCGAGCAGACGCGCGAGGCGACGGCGGCGAGCGCGGCCCAGCTCGACCTGCTCGTGAAGGCGGTCGACGCGGTCGCCCGGCGCAGCCAGGAGAACGCGCAGACGGCGCAGCGCGCGCAGGCGGGCAGCCAGACCATCTCGCAGCAGATCGGCGAGTTCGACAGCTTCGGCCGCTCGGTGGTCGAATTGATCGGCGAGATCGAGGCTGTGTCGCGGCCGACGCGGGAGAATGCGGAGGCCTGCGCCAAGGCGGGGCAGGACCTCGCCGCGCTCGTCGCGGGGGTCGATGCCTCCACCGACAATCTCCAGCAGGCGGGGCAGCGCACCGAGGCGCTGGTCGCGATCAGCGAAGGCATCCTCGGCTCGATCGCGGCATCCGGGGTGAGGACCGCCCAGTCGGAGCTGATCGCGACCGTGATGGAGACCGCCGGCACCATCGGCGAGCTGTTCGAGACGGCGCTGAGCCGCGGCGAGCTCTCGCTCGCCGACCTGTTCGACGAGGCCTATCGGCCGATCCCGGGATCGGACCCGGTCCAGCACATGACGCGCTTCGTCGCGCTGACCGACCGGCTGCTGCCTCCCTTGCAGGAGGAACTCCTGAGCTCGAACGGGCGGATCGTGTTCTGCGCCGCGGTGGATCGCAACGGCTTCCTGCCGACGCATAACCGCAAATATGCGCAAGCCCAGGGCAACGACCCGGTCTGGAACAACGCCAATTGCCGCAACCGGCGCATCTTCGATGATCGGACGGGGCTCGCCGCCGCGCGCAACCGCAAGCCGTTCCTGCTGCAGAGCTACCGGCGCGACATGGGTGGCGGGCAGTTCCTCGTAATGGAGGACCTGTCGGCACCGATCATGGTCAAGGGCCGGCACTGGGGCGCCTTCCGCTTCGGCCTCAAGGTCTAATCGTCGGCCGTGCGTAACCTGTCGAGTTGAGTGAGTTCCTGAGCCAGCGCCATGCATATCGCGCCCGTATTTCCCAATCTCTCGGTGCTCCTCATCGACCCGAGCCCGCATTACCGCCGGATCGTGCGCACGATGCTGTATCAGGCGCAGCTCAACCGCATCTTCGAGGCGTCGGACCTGTCCTCGGCAGCCTCGACCTTTATTCAGAAGCAGCCGAACATCGTGATCCTCGACTGGGACATGCCGGAGGGGAACAGCATCAAGTGCCTGGCGGCGATCCGTTCCTTCAAGACCTCGCCCTTCGCCAAGGCTCCGGTGCTGGTGATGATGGAGCGGCCGGACCGGCGCGCGGTCGTCCAGGCGGCGAAGCTCGGCGCGCATGAGATCGTCACCAAGCCGATCTCGCCCAACAATCTCTGGCTGCACCTGTCCGGCGTCATCAACGTGCCCCGGAAATACAGGGAGGCGGAGGGCAAGATCACGCTGGTGCCGCGCGCGATCAGCAATGCCATCTTCTGACGACTGCCTGTGAACTTCTTCGAAGACGGGCAAGATGCAGGCAGTGCGAAAACTCAGCTTGCCGAAGGCCGGCTCGAGAATACAGCCCTCATCCTGAGGAGCCGCGTGAGCGGCGTCTCGAAGGATGTTCCAGATAGTTCCGGAGCCTCCTGAAGCATCCTTCGAGACTCAGCCTGCGGCTGCCCCTCAGGATGGGGCTGAAGGTCCCGGGTAAGGGTCAATAACGCCAAAGTTGCCGCGAGGGCATCCAAGCAGGCTCTGTCACAGGGCCGCCAAAGCCGACGACAACCGCAGGTAGGCCGCACCTGCCGCGAAAATGCCAAGAGTATTGATGCGGCCGAACATATTTAGCGAAGTTTTTACCAGTTTGACGTGATGCTCCAGGCGCAATCCTGGGTCGCCCTTCATGGTCATCACCGTCTCGCTTCCTCAATTCCTCGGCCGGTCCGAGGCCGCGACGTTCCGAAACCAGCTGCTGGTGGCGCTGGAACAGCGGGAAAGCGTCGCCGTCGAATGCGCCGAGGCCGGGCCGCTGCCCAGCCTCTGGATCCAGCTTCTCCATTCCGCAGCCACCAGCGCCGCCGCGCGGGGGCTTTCGGTCACGCTCAAGGCGGCTTCCGAGGAATGCCGCGAATCCTTGCGGGCGATCGGCTTCGATGCCGCTCACAGCGCTCTCGTTCTGGAGTGACAGGTATGAAAATCCTGGCGATCGACGATACCAAGACCCTGCTCAGCCTGCTCAGCCTGACGCTCCGCAATGCTGGCCATGAAGTGGCCGAGGCCGAGAACGGCGAAGACGGCCTCAACAAGTTCGACCAGTTCCGCCCCGATCTGGTGATCACCGACCTCAACATGCCGATCATGGACGGCATCGAGTTCACCCGCGCCTGCCGCTCGCGCCCCGCCGGGCAGAACACGCCGATCATCGTGCTGACCACGGAGAACGGCGCCGAGATCAAGGCCGAGGGCCGCCGCGCCGGCGCCAGCGCCTGGATGGTCAAGCCCTTCGAACCCAACACGCTGCTCGGCCTCGTCGCGCGCTACCAGAACTGAAGGTCGGCCGATGGACCCGTTGGCAGAACTCAAGCAGACCTTCTTCCAGGAATGCGAGGAACTCCTCGGCGCGCTGGAGCTGAAGCTCCAGGCTCTCGACGAGGGGTCCGTCGATCCTGAGGACGTCAATGCCGCCTTCCGCGCCATTCACTCGATCAAGGGCGGCGCGGGCGCCTTCGGCTGCACGGAGCTGGTCGGCTTCGCGCATGTCTTCGAGGCCGCGCTCGATCATCTGAGGTCCGGCCGCGTCGCCATCGAGGATGCGCCGTTCACGCTCTTCCTGCGCTGCTCGGACGCGGTCGCCGATCTCGTCTCCGCCGCGCGCAACGACGAGCCTGCGACCGAGCGGCCCGACCTCCTGGCCGCGCTCGAGCAGGTCGGCAAGGAACCGCAGGCGCCCGTCGCCGCGCCGCCGACCCCCGTTGCTCCCGCTCCGGAACCGGTCACCCCTGCCGCCAACAACGATGCGCCCATCGGCATCGCCGCGCTCGGCAACCTGCTCGCCATGGTCGAGGCTAAGACCGCCGCGCCGGCTTCCGCCTCGGATGACGGCTGGGACGACGAGCCCGCCGCCGCGCCCGCGACCGCCTCCGACAAGCCCGGCCGCGACGTGCATCTGCGCATCAGGCCGGAGCAGGACCTGTTCCGCCGCGTGATCGAGCCGCGCGTCGTGCTCGGTTCGCTGCCGGCCGCCGATATCGTCTCGATCCGCTGCGACCTGAGCCAGGTGCCGCCGCTGGAAAGCCTCGATGTCAGCGATTGCTGGATGCGCTTCGACGTCGACCTGCGTACCGAGCTTTCGGTCGAGGACCTGCATGGCCGCTTCGACTTCAGCCTCGCGAACGAGGAATTCGAGATCAGCTTCCCGGAGCCGGCCGCGATCGATCCGCCCGAGGTTGGCGAGCCGGCCGCGGCAGAGCAAGAGGTCTCCAATGCCGTCGCGGCCGACCTCTCGGCGATTCTCGCCAAGCTCGGCGCGGCGCCGGAAGCGGCGAGCGAGCCCGATATCCAGCCCGCCCCGGCCCCGGTGGCCGTCGCCGCCCCGGTCGTTGCGGCGGCCGAGCCGGCCGTCGCCCGTGCGGCGCCGCGCGCCCCGGCCGCCCCCGACGCGTCGGCGCGCCA includes:
- a CDS encoding MFS transporter — protein: MTASAPTASLPQRAMMPVLIALSVTHLLNDMIQSLIPAIYPIIKEAYRLDFGQIGLITLTFQVAASLLQPAVGLYTDKHPMPYSMVVGMGFTLSGLIGLAYAGSYGFLLLSAACVGIGSSIFHPEATRMARNASGGQHGLAQGIFQVGGQTGGALGPLLAAFIIVPRGQGSLAWFSVAALVAMMLMVWTAASYARLDKARPPKSAAASAPAARPGKRSVAFAITILIILLFSKNAYSASFSSFYTFYLMGKFGISVQNSQVMLFLFLASSAAGALGGGMLGDRIGRNKIIWFSILGALPFTLILPYADLFWTGVLTIVINLIMSSAFAAILIYALELLPGRVGLVGGFFYGLSFGLGGLAAALLGEFADILGIEMVYKLCSFIPLMGLLAWFLPRLSEGTKGAKVGH
- a CDS encoding superoxide dismutase: MTAVSAVSRRGLIGLGAAALAVAAAPRVWAQAAAPAAPAGPFSLPKRAYEANALEPHIDAATMDIHYNRHHAAYVAALNNAAKDNGVIAKASVGELIADLGQLPDSIRTLVRNNGGGHANHSMFWEIMAPGAGGTPTGEVAEAITRDLGGFNRFKADFEAAGLRVFGSGWVFVTVDKAGKLALLGKPNQDSPLMDKQMVLLGNDVWEHAYYLKHQNRRADYLKGWWNVVDWKKVNERYAAAKAGKLAL
- a CDS encoding methyl-accepting chemotaxis protein; this encodes MHALARKLDLPVSAAAACPVEEPAGTGAERAVREIAARFGKLSAEITDIAGRVGDVTQQFDKQTAGLRRVVGAVEQVSKANNAIRQAAEGAQAAASVVRSGLERVTTSVRLGLNAAQADIETLSSEAQSMSQVLAQAVGDAHKARASSDAIQSITREIQLLSINAGVEAARSGEAGKGFAVIAAAVKALAEQTREATAASAAQLDLLVKAVDAVARRSQENAQTAQRAQAGSQTISQQIGEFDSFGRSVVELIGEIEAVSRPTRENAEACAKAGQDLAALVAGVDASTDNLQQAGQRTEALVAISEGILGSIAASGVRTAQSELIATVMETAGTIGELFETALSRGELSLADLFDEAYRPIPGSDPVQHMTRFVALTDRLLPPLQEELLSSNGRIVFCAAVDRNGFLPTHNRKYAQAQGNDPVWNNANCRNRRIFDDRTGLAAARNRKPFLLQSYRRDMGGGQFLVMEDLSAPIMVKGRHWGAFRFGLKV
- a CDS encoding response regulator codes for the protein MHIAPVFPNLSVLLIDPSPHYRRIVRTMLYQAQLNRIFEASDLSSAASTFIQKQPNIVILDWDMPEGNSIKCLAAIRSFKTSPFAKAPVLVMMERPDRRAVVQAAKLGAHEIVTKPISPNNLWLHLSGVINVPRKYREAEGKITLVPRAISNAIF
- a CDS encoding STAS domain-containing protein; translated protein: MVITVSLPQFLGRSEAATFRNQLLVALEQRESVAVECAEAGPLPSLWIQLLHSAATSAAARGLSVTLKAASEECRESLRAIGFDAAHSALVLE
- a CDS encoding response regulator translates to MKILAIDDTKTLLSLLSLTLRNAGHEVAEAENGEDGLNKFDQFRPDLVITDLNMPIMDGIEFTRACRSRPAGQNTPIIVLTTENGAEIKAEGRRAGASAWMVKPFEPNTLLGLVARYQN